A part of Papaver somniferum cultivar HN1 unplaced genomic scaffold, ASM357369v1 unplaced-scaffold_118, whole genome shotgun sequence genomic DNA contains:
- the LOC113330567 gene encoding uncharacterized protein LOC113330567 isoform X2 → MFSIRSKLVSMLQTWLLTEPDLELKLGFLRSSVTLKNPHLDITVLNQLIKDSNLYFKDVRVDNLSVQFSSWSIPAFTFEVRGVHVTLTTREIVDGERLHSRRGQSAVSGLSEEKKNFLSIIDPEGTTLHDIIEKISVATPARNQLINSLMNVILKQCHLEMHDIHCEVQFPVSMGSIALFKIEKFSVESSLLNNSSILGSVFRCAFANDRESSLVINANGMEIELKREKHANTVFYSNDVVGHIKLKDLQLLDFEIRAPQLNFAFCPIDLPILLGFDVLLPKVVPCRNGKELWNIAASRICYLTPNTRLSLHQTINLVMLWLCYVQAYGSLLSLVGYYVEKKLEKAAIRVSIDKSFRTCVRHQWKVITETEKKLPVEALARARRVARYRAATHTHHTQSINSEPLIEMQKIFVGIWKILSLFSIIWKTICWILYPVIRFLFVKNGLDPGQETDESFPVISEDFSPQSCFSLVLGKVSVAIHPINAVPRADLDLRSFCMVLDTLFLVYMADNTTQSLSLSCGDLKVNCTHSSINPLTDSNLNKEVNRFSSTEGRRKEKSHESSVVVWSEPAPQFVLPDKLAAESSNSSGNASFVHLESYLKELWSNWKGIRKKLEGSKVHSWGNPFLIFENKNFLMVPGLRKPGYGLSRCYMTMGKFNFELGYSSVMSVAMLVKQFEHTLSWAAISRTRSSSLTPIIRGKPKELRLQEYYESCKNGAKVAMLRVIPERNIQVGVAIAGSTVRILLKDEGLFSSKEQRDTFTQGHGDMLLAIDLENIEFAVWPTQEPNTTEKFSRKEPWLRDTVNENMNANYISELQITLDCCFRMNGLNAYFEDVRENRRSKLIVLKPVVIQSSSCKEYVDSLATNISTLATSLHGIAKGVTILSYMDEIWAIYQVVEYICLRISYDFTSLDSMYGVHAGEVTMETSTPGDDTPNGGSAQVHEVEGAFLMSKSMHLVIDATFDFGPHDIILDNTRKNTGNNMQTNGASSNKNLIISDVPEHGLGAFLQQGRVQISLKDGLVKVLIDLLNIKSIIFKYPSLIEECSRGCGLTDILHLSHNCLYEFSLSDCTISLSVTSHVNALTSGKIDGALPSSVFGSRSPAATNDPSSTNLADESNIQSHVSNKIFEREWSSNTSSLAPSPSYEFLIDVQVGEILMANNSVRNALTEEHQPKILQSSLSIGGDLHAISWTIQGGLIVLETAALAMFLHCFDVYYLYTKNLLPTSGTQSETVQPVEGNLHSESTLSPLLVSDTRTTPPVSKWGFLGILRIILTQFSLILVVVDESGGIWELMLEADCHLNLDFKNSKRKLCFDNSRLSIHSQHLAQSSSADETTNGIQFPHFRSIKAKETSTRSLSGDSTPPGLLYENCPSSPDPDEEFKVEVDVSDYSQIIDANCIVKHVAACLMIENDVAGDEVMWKSDWVGTGSLSGLDFTVSLSEIQMLLSLVAPLSSVPSTESTSSAEQNNLSRSLEPDNASIAIPDGAVVALQDIHQHMYFAVEDLENDYRLTGVIHYSLAKERALFRVKHCSRRSWGMPVSWFTLISLHAKSSSAEALRMNFRRRSSFVDISSTIDDDGSLWKALPYQPDSYEGDTDLEFHRPASKNTFYLVNKKCDYGVAFIDGLPEFVGKPGNPFKLKVLQEFSLIHDASSLSTPLRRPSDAGQGQNTDIGEEESSSQSKDHPYLSIKVDKLSVNIVHSVPDAKDKFPLLQACINNIQFIIQVLSSKVRVISTFTAAILHFDAQTNLWREIVQPVGMCMFYRTKFAPQISELVPQGVPVNFYFRMNQVDVYLTELSLDILLFMVGKLNLAGPYAVKNSMILANCCKVENQTGLNILCRFYDNQHTAIAGKQSALIFLKDMASTKQFPENSSIVSVQLDVPGSFSTSPIHLSLLKAQIFAWRTRVASLKDSRSYPGPFVVVELSKKTEDGLSIIVSPILRIHNETGYSMMLRFQRPQQEEAESASFLLRSGDTVDDCMASVDGMNLSGGSKKALMSLSLGNFLFSIRPEVSECFGNSGESISINWSEDLKGGKAVRLSGVFDKLSYRVKRSLGVESVTHSFGTVRCAINTKGARLTDLHFLVQTIGRDVPVIHPGNVKETADMRTSPVAIQEQKEIFLLPTVHVFNCLQSDIHVLITEIYPVLGTSGGVNHTGKEATIVCGSSACLYGNPAMIYFTVTVTEFSLKCKPVNSGDWVKKLHKQKSNTNYLDIELDFGSGKYFASLRLQRGNRGMLEAAVFTSYSLHNDSDLTLFCFTANQKPLSREEADRLGSSLSPERGTLLPPKSTKSWLLESNKLQLISLEEKASAARLDLDALSRFTELCLEVDEGAGMKVITTLSVSLNPYKANVLVPSQTVSLVPRYVVCNESPVPIIVRQCYLEDVSDGIIAVNSKQRAAINMRSGPNKRRVIGSFDSFLKKHRNANEDSLMYIQFCLDEIGWSWSGPICVASLGRFFLKFRRSLDFPGNQSNTITQQDNKMTEFAVVHVVEEGSTLVLHFHRPPNISLPYRIENSLRDASITYYQKDSSVPENLGSGTSVSYVWDDLSLPHKLVVHIPGMRLSREINMEKVCEWKPLLKVRQQRGLALDFPLDKKPGKQRRNGDGSTELEMPKGKQDEDASQQSDYSPLIIARLGNINLDSVYTDRIKYNQITLQSLDVEEKWAGAPFAAMLRRDQLNYSEAKGNIVFIAFTLVPTNSNVKQVNYASIILQPLDLNIDEETLMKLVPFWRTSLSDSTAPSRQFYFKHFEIHPVKIVASFLPGSSDSNYSSAQETLRSLLHSVIKIPAVKNKDVELNGILVTHALVTVRELLIKCAQHYSWYAMRAVYIAKGSPLLPPAFASIFDDSASSSLDVFFDPSSGLINLPGITLGMFKFISKSINKKGFSGTKRYIGDLGKTVKTAGSNVLFAAITEVSDCILRGAEANGFNGMITGFHQGILRLAMEPSLLGTAVMEGGPARKIKLDRSPGVDELYIEGYLQAMLDALYKQEYLRVRVIDNQVILKNLPPSTSLISEIMDRVNSFLMSKGLLKGELPASSRPLRHLRGETEWKIGPTILTLWEHLFVSFTIRMLRNQADKVITGMKQKGKSEEKESMSIVSASVGKPEGKFNLQWGISKFVFSGLLAYIDGRLCRCIPNSIVRRVVSGFLLTFLDKRENK, encoded by the exons ATGTTTTCCATCCGATCAAAGTTAGTATCCATGTTACAAACATGGTTACTAACTGAACCAGACTTAGAACTTAAATTAGGTTTTCTTCGTTCATCCGTAACGCTGAAAAATCCTCATTTGGACATCACAGTTCTTAACCAATTGATTAAGGACTCGAACTTGTATTTCAAAGATGTTAGGGTTGACAATTTGAGTGTTCAATTCTCTTCTTGGTCTATTCCTGCTTTTACATTTGAAGTTCGTGGTGTTCATGTTACATTAACCACAAG GGAAATTGTGGACGGCGAACGTTTACATTCGCGCAGAGGTCAGAGTGCAGTTTCTGGATTAAGTgaggagaagaagaattttttgtcTATCattgatcctgag GGAACTACATTGCATGATATAATCGAAAAGATTTCTGTTGCTACACCTGCAAGAAATCAGCTTATTAATTCGTTGATGAATGTTATACTCAAGCAGTGTCATTTAGAAATGCATGATATTCACTGTGAAGTTCAATTTCCAGTTAGTATGGGTTCCATTGCTTTGTTCAAGATAGAAAAATTTAGCGTGGAATCCTCGCTTCTTAACAATAGTTCTATTTTAGGATCTGTGTTCCGCTGTGCTTTTGCTAACGACAGGGAGAGTTCTTTGGTTATTAATGCTAATGGTATGGAGATTGAACTGAAAAGAGAAAAGCACGCTAATACCGTTTTCTATTCAAATGATGTTGTTGGTCACATTAAGTTGAAAGATCTTCAATTGCTTGACTTTGAAATTCGCGCGCCACAATTGAATTTCGCATTTTGTCCGATTGATCTTCCTATCCTCCTAGGTTTTGATGTTTTACTTCCGAAAGTCGTGCCTTGTAGAAATGGTAAGGAACTATGGAATATTGCTGCAAGCAGAATTTGTTATTTGACGCCAAATACCAGGTTATCCTTGCATCAAACGATTAATCTTGTTATGCTGTGGTTGTGTTATGTCCAAGCATATGGGTCTTTGTTATCATTAGTTGGATATTATGTGGAAAAGAAACTCGAAAAAGCTGCAATTAGGGTGTCTATAGACAAGTCATTTCGCACTTGCGTTAGACATCAATGGAAGGTGATTACTGAGACCGAGAAGAAATTGCCCGTAGAAGCACTTGCACGTGCACGCCGAGTAGCTCGTTACAGGGCAGCAACACATACTCATCATACTCAATCTATTAATTCTGAACCACTTATCGAGATGCAAAAGATATTTGTAGGTATCTGGAAGATTCTTTCATTGTTCTCTATCATTTGGAAAACTATATGCTGGATCCTCTATCCTGTAATACGTTTCTTATTTGTGAAGAATGGGTTGGATCCAGGTCAAGAAACTGATGAGTCATTTCCGGTTATTTCTGAAGATTTCTCACCACAATCTTGCTTCAGTTTAGTACTCGGAAAAGTTTCTGTTGCCATTCACCCCATAAACGCAGTTCCCCGTGCTGACTTGGATTTACGCTCATTCTGTATGGTACTTGATACTCTCTTCTTAGTTTACATGGCAGACAACACCACTCAGTCCTTATCATTGTCTTGTGGGGATTTGAAAGTCAACTGTACACATTCATCTATAAATCCACTTACAGATAGTAATTTGAATAAAGAGGTAAATCGTTTTTCTTCGActgaaggacgaagaaaagagaaGAGCCACGAGTCAAGTGTAGTTGTATGGAGTGAGCCTGCACCACAATTTGTCCTTCCAGACAAATTAGCAGCTGAATCTTCAAATTCTAGCGGCAATGCCTCGTTCGTTCATCTGGAAAGTTATCTAAAAGAATTGTGGTCAAACTGGAAAGGAATTCGCAAAAAACTAGAAGGGAGTAAGGTCCATTCATGGGGAAATCCCTTCCTTATCTTTGAGAATAAAAACTTTCTTATGGTGCCAGGCCTAAGAAAGCCAGGTTATGGGCTTTCAAGGTGTTATATGACTATGGGAAAGTTTAATTTTGAGTTGGGATATTCTTCGGTTATGTCTGTAGCTATGTTGGTTAAGCAGTTCGAACATACTCTTTCTTGGGCTGCTATTAGTAGAACAAGGTCTTCTTCACTCACTCCTATCATCAGGGGAAAGCCAAAAGAATTAAGATTGCAAGAGTACTATGAATCTTGCAAAAATGGAGCGAAAGTAGCGATGCTTAGGGTGATACCTGAGAGAAACATACAAGTTGGAGTAGCTATTGCTGGTTCTACTGTTCGAATATTACTTAAAGATGAAGGGTTATTTAGTTCAAAAGAACAGCGTGATACATTTACTCAAGGTCACGGTGATATGCTGCTGGCAATTGATCTGGAGAATATTGAATTTGCTGTATGGCCAACCCAGGAACCTAATACCACAGAGAAATTTAGCAGGAAGGAGCCTTGGTTGAGAGACACTGTGAACGAAAATATGAATGCCAATTATATATCTGAATTGCAGATTACACTTGATTGTTGCTTCAGGATGAATGGGTTAAATGCTTACTTTGAGGATGTAAGAGAAAACCGAAGATCCAAACTAATTGTCTTAAAACCAGTAGTCATCCAGTCTTCATCCTGCAA GGAGTACGTTGATTCGCTGGCTACAAATATTTCGACTTTAGCAACATCTTTGCATGGAATAGCTAAGGGGGTCACGATTTTATCATATATGGATGAGATATGGGCTATTTATCAG GTGGTTGAATACATATGTTTGAGAATATCATACGATTTCACAAGTCTTGACTCTATGTATGGGGTCCATGCTGGAGAAGTTACAATGGAGACAAGTACACCAGGTGACGACACTCCTAATGGTGGGTCTGCACAAGTACATGAAGTGGAAGGTGCATTCTTGATGTCCAAGAGCATGCATTTGGTAATTGATGCTACTTTTGACTTCGGGCCACATGATATCATTCTGGATAACACCCGGAAAAACACTGGGAACAACATGCAAACCAATGGTGCTTCCAGTAATAAGAACTTAATAATTTCTGATGTTCCTGAGCACGGATTGGGGGCTTTTCTCCAGCAAGGGCGTGTTCAGATTTCCTTAAAAGATGGCCTTGTGAAAGTTCTCATTGATCTACTCAATATCAAGTCCATTATTTTCAAATACCCAAGTCTGATTGAAGAATGCAGTCGTGGATGCGGGCTTACTGATATACTTCATCTATCACATAATTGCTTGTACGAATTTTCCCTTTCTGATTGCACTATTTCCTTATCTGTCACTTCTCATGTGAATGCTTTAACTTCTGGGAAAATCGATGGTGCACTCCCAAGCTCAGTTTTTGGTAGTAGAAGTCCAGCTGCCACAAACGACCCTTCTTCAACCAATCTTGCTGATGAATCAAACATCCAATCCCATGTCTCTAATAAGATTTTTGAACGTGAATGGTCGAGTAATACAAGTAGTCTAGCGCCATCACCGAGTTATGAGTTTCTCATAGATGTGCAAGTTGGTGAGATTCTTATGGCCAATAACTCGGTACGCAATGCTCTTACTGAAGAACATCAACCAAAGATACTTCAGTCATCTCTTTCAATTGGCGGAGATTTACACGCCATCTCATGGACGATTCAG GGTGGTCTCATTGTTCTTGAAACCGCAGCTCTTGCTATGTTTCTGCATTGCTTTGATGTGTACTATCTGTATACCAAGAACCTCTTGCCCACATCTGGAACACAATCTGAAACAGTTCAACCAGTCGAGGGAAACTTGCACAGTGAAAGCACATTGTCCCCACTTTTAGTGTCAGACACAAGAACTACACCACCGGTATCCAAGTGGGGATTTTTGGGGATTCTCAGGATAATACTGACTCAGTTTTCTCTCATACTTGTTGTTGTGGATGAATCTG GGGGGATTTGGGAGCTTATGCTAGAAGCTGACTGCCATTTGAACCTTGATtttaagaattcaaaaagaaaattaTGTTTTGATAATTCACGGTTATCTATCCATTCCCAGCATCTTGCTCAAAGTAGTAGTGCTGATGAAACAACCAATGGCATTCAATTCCCTCATTTTCGGTCTATTAAAGCTAAAGAGACGTCCACCCGCTCTTTATCTGGTGATTCAACACCTCCCGGTTTGCTTTATGAAAATTGCCCAAGCTCTCCAGATCCAGACGAAGAATTTAAGGTTGAAGTTGATGTTTCTGATTACTCCCAGATAATTGATGCAAACTGTATTGTGAAGCATGTAGCTGCTTGCCTGATGATTGAGAATGATGTTGCCGGGGATGAAGTCATGTGGAAGAGTGATTGGGTTGGTACTGGCTCTCTTTCTGGTTTGGACTTCACAGTATCTTTGTCTGAAATACAG ATGCTCCTGTCTCTTGTTGCACCTTTATCTTCGGTCCCCAGCACGGAGTCTACTAGCAGTGCAGAACAAAATAACTTGTCAAGGAGCCTAGAACCAGACAATGCTTCAATTGCAATTCCTGATG GAGCTGTTGTTGCGTTGCAAGATATTCACCAGCACATGTATTTTGCTGTTGAAGATTTGGAAAACGATTACCGTTTGACTGGTGTCATCCACTACTCTCTAGCTAAAGAAAGGGCTCTTTTCAGG GTAAAGCATTGTAGTAGAAGGAGCTGGGGCATGCCAGTTTCATGGTTCACCTTAATATCATTGCACGCTAAAAGCAGCTCAGCTGAAGCGTTACGAATGAACTTCCGTCGGAGATCGAGTTTTGTTGATATCTCTAGCACCATTGATGACGACGGGTCACTATGGAAAGCACTTCCTTATCAGCCCGACAGTTATGAGGGAGACACTGACTTGGAGTTTCACAGGCCAGCTTCTAAAAATACCTTTTACCTTGTTAACAAGAAGTGTGATTATGGTGTTGCTTTCATTGATGGGCTTCCAGAATTTGTGGGAAAACCAGGAAACCCGTTTAAGCTGAAAGTGCTCCAAGAGTTTTCTCTCATACATGATGCTTCGAGTCTGAGTACTCCTTTAAGAAGGCCTTCTGATGCAGGGCAGGGACAGAATACTGATATCGGTGAAGAAGAGTCTTCTAGTCAATCTAAAGACCATCCATATTTAAGCATTAAAGTTGACAAGCTTTCTGTGAATATTGTTCACAGTGTTCCAGATGCAAAGGACAAGTTTCCACTTCTTCAGGCATGCATTAATAATATCCAATTCATCATTCAAGTCCTATCCTCAAAAGTAAGAGTCATTAGTACATTTACTGCTGCGATTCTTCACTTTGATGCTCAGACCAATCTGTG GAGAGAAATTGTTCAACCTGTTGGAATGTGTATGTTCTACCGTACTAAATTTGCACCTCAAATTTCAGAACTTGTCCCACAAGGAGTGCCTGTTAATTTCTATTTTAGAATGAATCAG GTGGATGTATATCTAACTGAGCTTTCTTTGGACATACTTCTGTTTATGGTTGGAAAATTGAACCTTGCTGGTCCTTATGCGGTGAAAAACTCGATGATTTTGGCTAATTGCTGCAAG GTGGAAAACCAAACGGGCTTAAACATCCTTTGTCGTTTTTATGACAATCAACACACAGCAATAGCTGGAAAGCAATCTGCATTAATCTTCCTTAA GGATATGGCATCCACAAAACAGTTCCCAGAAAATTCATCGATTGTGTCGGTCCAGCTTGATGTGCCCGGTTCTTTTTCGACTTCTCCAATACACCTTTCTCTTTTAAAGGCTCAAATTTTTGCCTGGAGAACACGTGTGGCGTCATTAAAAG ATTCAAGATCTTACCCTGGGCCATTTGTTGTGGTTGAACTTTCCAAAAAGACTGAG GATGGATTGTCCATTATAGTTTCTCCGATATTAAGGATTCACAATGAAACTGGATACTCTATGATGTTACGTTTTCAGCGGCCTCAGCAAGAAGAAGCAGAATCCGCTTCATTTTTGTTGAGGAGTGGGGATACAGTTGATGATTGTATGGCATCAGTTGATGGTATGAACTTGAGTGGGGGTTCAAAGAAGGCGTTGATGTCTTTAAGTCTTG gtaatttcttattttctattCGACCTGAAGTAAGTGAATGCTTTGGAAATTCTGgagaatcaatttcaataaattgGTCAGAGGATCTTAAAGGTGGAAAGGCAGTTCGTCTATCTGGAGTATTTGACAAGTTAAGTTACAGAGTCAAGAGATCTTTAGGTGTTGAATCAGTTACACATTCCTTTGGTACTGTACGCTGTGCTATTAACACGAAAGGAGCACGGTTAACTGATCTACATTTCTTGGTTCAAACCATTGGAAGAGATGTACCTGTTATACATCCTGGTAATGTTAAAGAGACGGCAGATATGAGGACATCCCCGGTTGCGATACAAGAGCAGAAGGAAATCTTTCTTCTTCCTACagtccatgtcttcaattgcttgCAATCTGATATACACGTGCTTATAACGGAAATTTATCCGG TTCTAGGTACATCTGGTGGTGTTAACCACACTGGGAAGGAGGCTACTATAGTATGTGGATCAAGTGCATGCTTATATGGAAATCCGGCAATGATATACTTCACAGTTACTGTAACTGAATTTAGTTTAAAGTGCAAACCTGTGAACAGTGGGGATTGGGTAAAGAAGTTACACAAGCAGAAAAGTAACACCAATTATTTGGATATAGAGTTGGATTTTGGTTCAGGAAAATACTTTGCCTCGTTAAGATTACAACGTGGAAACAGGGGCATGTTGGAG GCTGCTGTCTTTACTTCTTACTCGTTGCACAATGACAGTGATCTTACCCTCTTTTGCTTCACAGCCAACCAGAAGCCTTTGTCTAG GGAAGAAGCTGATAGACTGGGCTCGAGCCTTTCTCCGGAGCGTGGTACACTTCTGCCTCCAAAGTCGACCAAGTCATGGTTGTTGGA ATCCAACAAGCTACAacttatttcattggaagaaaaaGCATCTGCAGCGCGGCTAGATTTGGATGCTTTGTCGAGATTTACAGAACTGTGTCTGGAGGTTGATGAAGGAGCTGGAATGAAAGTTATCACCACGTTGAGTGTATCACTAAATCCGTATAAGGCGAATGTTCTCGTGCCATCACAAACAGTATCGCTGGTTCCAAGATATGTTGTTTGCAATGAGTCACCGGTCCCCATTATCGTCCGTCAATGTTATTTGGAG GATGTTAGTGATGGTATCATTGCTGTTAATAGCAAACAGAGAGCAGCTATAAACATGAGGTCTGGACCGAACAAGAGGAGAGTAATCGGATCCTTTGACTCCTTTCTCAAGAAACATAGAAATGCTAACGAGGATTCTCTAATGTATATCCAGTTTTGCCTGGACGAGATTGGATGGAGTTGGTCTGGACCAATATGTGTTGCTTCACTAGGAAGATTCTTTTTGAAGTTTAGAAGATCCTTGGATTTTCCTGGCAATCAATCAAATACAATTACTCAGCAAGATAATAAAATGACAGAGTTTGCAGTGGTACATGTTGTAGAGGAAGGTTCTACTCTAGTTTTGCACTTCCATAGGCCGCCAAATATTAGTTTACCCTATCGTATAGAGAACTCCTTACGCGATGCATCAATAACATATTACCAGAAG GACTCATCAGTCCCAGAGAATCTAGGATCTGGAACTTCTGTCAGTTATGTCTGGGATGACTTGAGTTTACCTCATAAACTGGTAGTCCACATTCCTG GTATGCGCCTCTCCCGTGAAATAAATATGGAGAAGGTTTGTGAATGGAAACCTCTTCTTAAAGTACGTCAGCAGAGAGGATTGGCGTTGGACTTTCCTCTGGATAAGAAACCAGGAAAACAGAGACGAAATGGGGATGGGTCAACTGAGCTTGAGATGCCAAAG GGAAAACAG GATGAAGATGCAAGTCAACAATCAGATTATTCCCCACTGATAATAGCAAGGCTTGGAAATATCAATCTGGATTCAGTATATACCGATCGGATAAAGTATAATCAGATCACATTACAG TCATTGGATGTGGAAGAGAAATGGGCAGGAGCTCCCTTTGCAGCAATGTTACGACGAGATCAATTAAATTACTCGGAAGCAAAAGGAAACATTGTGTTTATTGCTTTTACTCTAGTTCCAACAAATTCCAATGTGAAACAAGTGAATTATGCCTCCATCATTTTGCAG CCTCTTGATTTGAACATTGACGAGGAGACACTAATGAAGCTTGTTCCATTTTGGAGGACATCTCTCAGTGACTCGACGGCTCCCAGCCGACAGTTTTACTTCAAACATTTTGAGATCCATCCAGTTAAG ATTGTGGCAAGCTTTCTCCCTGGGAGTTCAGATTCAAATTATAGCTCTGCTCAAGAGACTCTTAGATCACTATTGCATAGTGTGATAAAG ATCCCAGCTGTAAAAAATAAAGATGTTGAGCTCAATGGTATTTTGGTCACTCATGCTCTTGTAACAGTGCGTGAATTGCTTATTAAGTGTGCACAACATTATTCATG GTATGCTATGAGGGCTGTCTACATTGCAAAGGGAAGCCCGTTGCTACCACCGGCTTTTGCTTCTATTTTTGATGACTCAGCTTCATCCTCTCTCGATGTCTTTTTCGATCCTTCTAGTGGTTTGATCAATCTTCCAGGGATTACTTTGG GTATGTTCAAGTTCATCAGTAAAAGCATCAACAAGAAAGGTTTTTCTGGTACAAAACGCTATATTGGCGATCTTGGCAAAACT GTGAAAACAGCAGGGTCAAATGTTCTCTTTGCTGCTATTACTGAAGTATCAGATTGTATTCTGCGTGGAGCAGAAGCAAATGGTTTTAATGGAATG ATTACGGGCTTTCACCAAGGAATATTGAGATTGGCCATGGAGCCCTCACTGTTAGGGACGGCTGTCATGGAGGGTGGTCCAGCTAGAAAAATTAAACTTGACCGTAGTCCTGGAGTTGACGAG TTATATATTGAAGGATATCTACAAGCTATGTTGGATGCATTGTATAAACAAGAGTATCTCAGAGTCAGAGTCATTGACAACCAA GTTATTCTAAAAAATCTACCTCCAAGCACTTCCCTCATAAGCGAGATTATGGATCGCGTAAATAGTTTTCTCATGAGCAAGGGACTCTTAAAAGGAGAATTACCAGCAAGTTCCCGTCCATTACGCCATCTTCGAGGGGAAACA GAGTGGAAAATTGGACCAACAATTCTGACTTTGTGGGAACACCTGTTTGTGAGTTTTACAATCCGCATGCTTAGGAATCAAGCAGATAAGGTTATAACTGGCATGAAACAGAAAGGAAAGTCAGAGGAGAAAGAAAGTATGTCCATTGTCTCCGCATCAGTAGGAAAGCCAGAGGGGAAGTTTAATCTGCAATGGGGGATCAGTAAGTTTGTGTTTTCGGGTTTGTTAGCATATATTGACGGAAGACTGTGCCGGTGCATTCCAAATTCAATTGTCAGGCGAGTTGTGAGTGGGTTTTTGTTGACTTTTCTCGACAAGAGGGAAAACAAATAG